TTATCCTTCCTGATTTCCTCCATATCATCTTTTCGAATCCTCTCTGAAAACCATTCAGTTCAAAACAGTGAGTGGAAAAtctttatgcatgcatgtgtgtgtgtgtgtgtgtgtgtgtgtgtgtgtgtgtccatgtgtgtgtgtgtgtgtgtgtatgtacgtgtgtgcatgtgtgtgtgtgtgtgtgtgtgtacgtgaattcATCTTTTCGTACACCACTGTTAGCAGATAATCTGCACAGTGTGCAATATAAATAACATAAACATTATCAAAAACTTACAATCAATAAACCATTACTGTCCTACCAAACATGAGAAAAGACTTAACCTCCAGTGGTCTGTACCTATCGCTGGTTAGAATTACTGGGACAGATTCTGTAGGACGTTAGTCTTGTTCATGCCTTTTATTttcgcgtgtgcgtttgtgtgtgtgtgtgtgtgcttgtttgtttgtgtgtgtgtgtgtgtgtgtgtgtgtgtgtgtgtgtgtgtgtgtgtgtgtgtgtgtgtgtgtgtgttgcctttgttcttttttttttttttttgatggctggatgtaaaaacaatttttaaaaatattttttttaaaaagctgcTATGCTAACACCACAACacttgtgaaataaaaattcctgttgttttcttctgttccttcttttttgattttttcctttttgaacataatgacaataataatcagtAATgttcgaaacaaaacaaacacaaacagtaatataacacacatacaacaaagtcATTCAAACAGAAGtatgtgtacactcacacacacacacaccacatatttaCTGAcaagtgcacatacacactcatacacatatgtctcacatacatccacacccccctgcccctcacactcacaccaacaccgccgctccccccaccactgaccccctccctccccccctaagaccccctccccgcatccccacccctcacccacacacgaacacacatgacATACCCTGAACAGGCGCGACCGATCCTTGTCCTTGCCGAAACTGCCGCAGAATCTCTCGGCACTGCTGACACAGAGTGCCCTCTGTCTGCACCGTGTTCTGACAGCCCTCCCCGATGCAGTGCGGGGGGGACCCGCACTCACCCGACATGATCAAATCGTTCGCTCTGAGCTCCGTCTCCTCCTTCTCTGGCAAGCCCATCTGCTGGTTACTTGGAAAAGAGGACGCCTCCGAAATCCTGCCGCTCTCGTTCAGCCACTCTTGTACGTGGTTCAAGTTTCCAGTTGTCGACCTTTCCTGCTCAGAGAGACGCGTGCAGCTGGATGATCTGTGTTTTCTTCCTCCTGATGTGGGcgcagtctctgcctctctggtGGAAGGAAAGTTGGCGGCGGCTCTCTCTCTGGAAGCGAGGGCGACGGAAGGTGGAGCGGAACTGGACAAGGAAAGCAGACCCTGCGATTTCAGTTTCTCCACGGCAGAGAGTTTTTTGGGGTCCAGCTGGGGCATGCCTTTGCCGATGTAGCACTTGGAGCACAGGTTGTTCAGCGCTGCCTTCCCAAGGCATCCCTCTCTGGAGCACTCTCCGCCAGGACCCTGTTCCTGCGTTCCCGCCTCAAAGCCGGCCTGCTCTGAGGAGTTCTGCAGTCCAGACTGACCCACAGGCTGGTTTGGAGTGGCGTGAGTTTGCAACTGAGCAGGAGGGGACGGGTGTCCACTGCCAAACAGAAGTTTATCACTGCCGTCTTCAGGAGGAGTCAGCGGTGCAAACAGACTGCCTGCTTCCAGGACCTTTGTGGGAGACGAGTAGTCAGCCGTCTTCCCTCCGGCACCACCACAAGCAGCAGCTTCAGTTTGGCCAGCTTGCGGAACTCCCTGTGATGTGATGATGGCACCAGTGACCTGGGGGAAGTGGGAACCGGCTGTTGCCATGGCTGTGGACTTGTTGAGGTCATTCAGAATGACAGGTGGCAGCACTGAAGAAGGTGCTGGCTGTGTGCCCCCACTGGTCACATCCGGTGTCTTTGAAGAAACTTCAGAAGCTTTTCGCTGGAGCTTTTCTGCACACTCATGGCAGTAGGGGTGAGTGCTGGTGGAGCAACGAAAGCCACAGCCAGGTGTACGGCATCTCTCCGTCATCATGGACATTGGCGGCTGTGAGGGCTCAGCGTGCAGGGTGGGCAGGGGTGCTGTGGGGGCAGGTCTGGCAGCGTGGGCAGCGGCCATCTCCCTGGACTCCTTGATGCTGTAGCTCTGGAAGCAGCGGCTGCACATCCCCCGCAGCTCAGGGTCCCCGAAGAACCTGCAGGTGGGCACCACGCACTTCCGGTCCTGCCCATGCTGGGCACCGCCACTCTGCTCCCTCAGGCTCAGCCTTGGGGTGAAACTGGGCGACGGGATTTGAACCTGACTCTCACGACCGAAAGAAAGCGTGGGGTCCGCCAGGCTGTACTCACTGGTCCGCATACCCTGCCACTTCTCCGTTTCCATGCGTCGTGACGCCTCGTGAAGAAAACCACTGGCCGCATGACTGAACCGTGTCTGACACAGGCGAAAATAGTCGCTGACCAGACTGAGTTCTTCAGGCAAGGTCCTGGACTTCAGCTCGGCACACAGGATATTTTGGACCTGGCCGTTGACCTGCATGACCGTCTCTTGGACCTTCAGGTACCGCCGCAGCAGCTCCCCGACCAGAGGCCCCTCCCCTTGCAGCAGGAACCGAACCGGCAACTGCTGCAGGTGTCTGTTGACCAGTGGGACCAGAGACACCCCTGATGCTGACACCCTCCCAGGGCCTGGGATGGCCACCAGAGGGCTGAAGTGGCAGTGGGTGTAGGCCAGGATCACAGGGGTCTGCCAGGTGTCCTCCCAGGGCCACTCCAGGGGCAGGTAGATGCCTCCCATGTCGTTGTCCTGCAGGCTCATGCCGCTGAAGGTGCGGAGGGTGGGATCGGTCACCACGACAATGGGCCTCCGCAGGATGTTGGCCAGGGTGTAGACATGGATAGCCTCCAGGAAGCGGTGAGGGGTGGCTCTGGAGCTGCCCTGGTCGGGGTCCAGGCACCGCGTGAGCTCCGTCCACTCTCTCTGGAACTGCTGAAGACTCTGCAAACAATTGGTGGTGTCTGGCATGAGAAACAtgcaatgtttttttggttttttttaaatgattggcTTAATTTCTCTCATTTTGGGATTGGGTTCAGGGAGTTGAGGTGaaagcgcgtgcgtgcgcgcgcgcgtgtgtgtgtatgtgcgtgtgtctgtgtgtgtgtatgtgtgtgtgtacaagcaaatgaaaatttaaaaatcCAAACTTTTTGTTCTCACCAAATATCACTCTGCATGTTTTCTCACAAAATTAACCATAGCAACATCAATATCAATTGTCGTTTAGAGgacacaataaactgaggtcccatgtgtagcatgcactttgtgcttgtaaaagaacccatgctaGTAAGTAAGAGAGTTCTCCATGGCAAAATTCCCTAGAAAacttcactttgataggaaaacataaattATAAACTATCAGGCAGAATATGAAAAAAATGGGAGGGTTGGCACTGtgctgtagcgacacgctctccctgggaagaacagtctgaatttcacacacacaaatcttttgtgacaaaatgtaaaacaatacaacacaatacaaatactaTACAATATCACTTCCACAAGTATATATggagtagaaaaaaacaacaacaaaaaaaacaaaaaccatatgCTTTTACAAAGAAAGGTGTTAATTACTCTAGACAAAATAATTTCACTCATCATCAGACAACTAAggcattgttatgattattatcaataggaggagtttgtattatactccatgtttggtgtcatatactgtaccatgtcaaactgatgcaaactaggcctatcggtttgctctgcttggccaaatttcgcgcggctaacagtgaaaagacgagccgttttgccccggtccgctctcagccaatagGAACCATTTGTCCATTTTCTCCCCATGTCATAGCTAATTCGTTCCGGACTATGAAACAGTTCCATATGTGACCAAGAACAACTAGTTCATTTGATTAGGCCACCAATGCTTTGTGATCCCTGTGCCTTCTCTTTCACTCAGCtgtttactttgtttgtttgcggggttttgtttcgtttgctgttgttgtttttttgttcccacTTACAGTTCTCTTGCCATCGTTTCAAATCAGGGTAGACagttcttaactctttccatacgaagggcaaaagagacgacgttaacagcgtttcaccccaattaccatcatcaaaatattgcaagcggaaggctcttatactgaagacgtgaatgttgacaaagtataccacaattctgacgacggaagctaaaggttgggtcattcagacacccactggacatcccaggggtctgtgtagaggagaagagaggactggccgtactgagtgagttaaaccagtcATGGGTGTGAGTGTGCTTCTGCCAAGGAATACATCTTCTATAACTACACAGCAGGTGACCAAATGGTAGAGCTCCTAACTTCCTGGGTGCGAAGATCCCCAGGCTCAATTCCAGAAGGGACTGggatttttgtggggggtttttttcactccccttcccctgtccATAACACCTTGTgtggtagtctgggtgctagtctttcagatgaaatgataaaccatggccctgtgagcagcatgcaccAAGTGAGCGTAGAAGAACCAACAGCAATAAAAGAGTCGACCTTGGTAAAACTCTACATTTTGAGagaatgattctctctctctctctctctctctctctctctctctatgtatatatatatatacatatatttctcgaaggtgagggagtgggggttgggggggggggggagaggggtggagaggagggagacagatggtggctggggggaagggagggatagggggCAGGTGGTCAGCCAAAATTTGACAGACAAATCTTTTACAACCTGaagcgtaatacaatacaatatgtgcaGCTTTGCAATCCTCTGCTGCATGCTGGGGTCACAACCAAACACGCCCCAcatccccccctatccccctcacatgcacacacacacacacacagaatccagcACTGAACAATCAGGTGAAATTCATGACCCCCCTGGtacagggtgggtgtgggtgggtggggtgatcgATGACGGCAAACCACCTCTTCCAGAGCTGTCCAATGCATGCCGTGGCGCCAGACAAGGTTCTGGCTGAAGCTTGACACCACTGGAGACTGGGCCCTACTGCTGGAGGCAGCCTGGTGGATGAACCTGTGGGTAGTGGCAGCTTTCATCAGCAGATAACTGGGGCCAACATCAAAAGGGAGGCAAGTAAGGCAAAAGAGGTACGACAGGTTTTTCAACACTTTCTGTGGGTCaggagtgttgctgtgtgtgctggCTGTACACCGTCCTGTTTCTCtcgtgttctgtttttgttttgttgctgttgttgttgttgtttttatttttgttgttgttgctgtcctgtTGTTTCAATGGTACCCCCATGCCTGTCATCTTGAGTCCCACAGTCCCTGAGTCACGGTGCCAGCAGTCCGCAAGGTAGCTGTCCAGGTTAGGTCCCCAtgatgccacacaccagaggagactctgcgcAGCGGCTGACTCCCTTCAGTGGTGCCCAGCAAAGCTGGTTCTGATTCAGTGCAAGCAAAACACCTTCTGCtaatcccccaccacccaccaccacgtaGGTGcatgcagagccagactgagcgagagTTCCCCGCTGATGTGAAGACCACCATCTGGTCTCTCCAATGACTGTCCCCCAATGAATCTGCCAgcactgaagactttgacagaaaTTCACTACAGAGGAAGTGGGGATGAAATCAAAGCTGAGGTCACCAGGACAggaaggcatgaaaggccacctGTAGAATGTAGGACTATTGTTTCTTCTTCCACATTTGATGAAGGATGATGGATGAGGATGGTTAGAACGCTGCCACAGAGGTTCATTTCAGTCCAGGACAGTTTGACAAGGTTGTATTCAGTTTCAATGTTTCATTTTCATATCATATCCTGATGTCATCCTTGCCTAAGAGATACAGACAGCTGCAGTGATGGtcaagaaatttgagcaacactccccaTGACACATTTGTGTGGTCACAGCCTTGCAATTTCATCCCATATCACCCTCagttctgggtaggagctggaTCAGTTCCGTTCAGtcactcaagaaggcatcaccgcattcggacaaatccatatataatatatgctgcaccacatctgctaaacagatgcccaATCAGCAGCGAAAGGCAACACATTTAATTtggacacacacccacaaaaaaaaaaaaaatccttgctgTGATGGGGCTCAAATCTGAAAATCCACAATGTTAGCCACTTTACCATGGTCGCTGGTGACTGAACGGCATCATGGCATCAAGTTCTTCCAGCAAAGGGATGTGCGATGGCTGCTAAATATCACAAGTGCTCTTCACGACTCTGTTTCTTGTGGTGGAACCATGGGACGTTGGCCGTCAAATGTGTAACACAATGGTGGAGTTGTCTGCTTTAACCAGACTGAGTTCTACTGCAGATTGATTTAAACGCCTCAAGACAAGAGGACTGGGGAAATGACACAATCACTGAATAAGAGTTAAAGCCTGAActggactataaatggcgggcgatttgaatcaagccagtttctcaccagagtctgacactgtgacgtcggtgaaggtttattcaaagtaaaagcctaataaagctacggtttggcttcatttatggcagagagcgagatttgcctagcagcttccaatctagacctgaattgactttggaaagtacaaaatgtgtcagctacacgtaatacaaaatttgaatgcagagaaaaggggcggagctagagccgtttgtgtttgcgctagacgtgtctgtcagataaaaatagcaccagcacgtggtactgtccggtgagaattggaaagcatgcagacagcccctcgacgttggcaaccgtaaacgaccacattgtgtggcaggagtacacgatatctttctccgctaacagtgagtcggtctttgttttgctttcacctcccacatgtttacatttctaccggacacgtgctcgcgcttttaatagataaactccgcccctttcccttttatggataggctctagtgcgcatgcgcaaccgaaaccttgctctcgggagttaataCTTTAAGACAAGACACACTACTGTTGATGACCTTGGAGTGAGAAGACAAGATACAGAAAAGgttgctgatggtgtgtgtgggtgagaagtTAACACAGTcctggttgtgtttttgttgttgttgttgttttttgttttgtttttttgattaaaCAAAAACATAAGCATGATATCCTAAGGTTGGAAAGAATACTTCATTTTTTGGGAgggaaattgttttgttttgtttttcaagttttaactctttcactgccatgcttctgtgtgaaaaacactccccaacacCAGACATTTTGCActcaatgctctcagtcacacgaTTCAATTTGTGTCAAAATAACTCAGTGGATTTACTGACTTCAAATCCAGTCCAAGGGGAAAGATTATTCAGTttctgcagctgtcaagctttgttataatgtgaaaaacagtcctttTAACTTGATCCCTCGATGCTGACTATGGTCACTTACGGGAGTGAATGAGTtaaagaggtgtttttttttgtcatgactTCTTTCCCTTGTCTCTATAGTCATGTCTTTTCTTCACACGTTCTCTCCACCAGGCATTCCATGCAGATTTTTAGGAGAGATTTCACCCGCACGTGGCAGATGTTCttcaggtttttttgggggggaagctGCTCCTTGAAAAAGTTTGAGACTTTCTCTTCAGCTGATGAACCAGGGATTACATGCATGGTAAGTCCCCAAAGGATGGAACTGCCCCTGTTTCCCCTCAGCTGCAACCCAAcactgttaactctttcaccaccaagtttctgtgtgaagaaCACTCAACGGCGCCAAATATTTCAGACTCGACGCTCTCACTCACACGATTCAGTTCTTGTCAAAGCAGCACAGTGGATTTGTTCACTTCAAACCA
The window above is part of the Babylonia areolata isolate BAREFJ2019XMU chromosome 23, ASM4173473v1, whole genome shotgun sequence genome. Proteins encoded here:
- the LOC143297876 gene encoding uncharacterized protein LOC143297876 → MAGMMNSLFPVSFEESNNSKKDLIKTWIYSNIDYSGLERRLPVCFKGHASFYHIELPDFQKWPPEFKTMVFRFLVDEDVKEDLERAGLINWCSNAQAMVPLSVPKDGNCLLHSVATAIWGVTDRGLMVRRLLGVVLGIDIEHRFMSRWRHYQQEHLRRLVDRPVTSDPESLQQFQREWTELTRCLDPDQGSSRATPHRFLEAIHVYTLANILRRPIVVVTDPTLRTFSGMSLQDNDMGGIYLPLEWPWEDTWQTPVILAYTHCHFSPLVAIPGPGRVSASGVSLVPLVNRHLQQLPVRFLLQGEGPLVGELLRRYLKVQETVMQVNGQVQNILCAELKSRTLPEELSLVSDYFRLCQTRFSHAASGFLHEASRRMETEKWQGMRTSEYSLADPTLSFGRESQVQIPSPSFTPRLSLREQSGGAQHGQDRKCVVPTCRFFGDPELRGMCSRCFQSYSIKESREMAAAHAARPAPTAPLPTLHAEPSQPPMSMMTERCRTPGCGFRCSTSTHPYCHECAEKLQRKASEVSSKTPDVTSGGTQPAPSSVLPPVILNDLNKSTAMATAGSHFPQVTGAIITSQGVPQAGQTEAAACGGAGGKTADYSSPTKVLEAGSLFAPLTPPEDGSDKLLFGSGHPSPPAQLQTHATPNQPVGQSGLQNSSEQAGFEAGTQEQGPGGECSREGCLGKAALNNLCSKCYIGKGMPQLDPKKLSAVEKLKSQGLLSLSSSAPPSVALASRERAAANFPSTREAETAPTSGGRKHRSSSCTRLSEQERSTTGNLNHVQEWLNESGRISEASSFPSNQQMGLPEKEETELRANDLIMSGECGSPPHCIGEGCQNTVQTEGTLCQQCREILRQFRQGQGSVAPVQVESQPDQLPCKTEGCPYYGFKDNFYFCSGCYGQLFKRELEVQQTGRADPASSSGQRHTFPLSRATPGGSSTSHVTTPAGRQGVPCCFPGCTLYGDPKQAGRCSMHYQLYLNQFSASPVGQGQGQVQGSPSPAAAAGYQRVLDSLAMQTASLGNQHELSRRHPVQVAEPAVRSAPTNVGSIAAAAVPSSPVPQFSQPGRWEAGSPLKGEDFITTYNRVAGLQAERCLNPACMNFGNPQRGGVCNTCALDEELTRRLVLGEEQTG